A single genomic interval of Flavobacteriales bacterium harbors:
- a CDS encoding MFS transporter: MTTLGLRANWKQFTLLVIVNAFVGGMVGIERTVLPLLAEAEFGIASHAAALSFIMAFGISKALANYFTGRLAGRYGRKALLVIGWSHALPVPFLLIHADAWAWVVAANILLGIHQGFAWSSTVVMKMDLVGEKDRGLAMGLNEFAGYLAVGGMAFLTGYLAAHHGPRPVPFQVGIGIAVIGLLLTLLWVKDTVHHVAAEGATSVLPKLKRVFVETSLTHRTLGPVTQAGLVNNLNDGMLWGLLPVLLLHEGLGPERIGLIAAVYPAVWGLGQLFTGKLADHVNRRSLLIIGMVLQGIAILGLPVVHAQGAFIALSAALGLGTALVYPTFLAVIAAHTHPQQRSEAVGVFRLWRDLGYAIGALLTGLIADRFGITASILAIGVVTVLSGLLVWLRMPSERECLEPEDLKPLLNSPGVRVVDVRSPEEYASGHLPHAINIPLTELLERARSWSPRERIITVCATGGGRSAQAAQVLRDMGFGRTWWLCGGMVGWR, encoded by the coding sequence ATGACCACCCTCGGCCTCCGCGCCAACTGGAAGCAGTTCACCCTGCTCGTCATCGTCAACGCCTTCGTGGGCGGCATGGTGGGCATCGAGCGCACCGTGCTGCCGCTGCTGGCGGAAGCGGAGTTCGGCATCGCCTCCCATGCCGCTGCGCTCAGCTTCATCATGGCCTTCGGCATCAGCAAGGCGCTGGCCAACTACTTCACCGGCCGGCTCGCCGGACGCTACGGCCGCAAAGCCTTGTTGGTGATCGGCTGGAGCCACGCACTGCCCGTGCCCTTCCTGCTCATCCACGCCGATGCCTGGGCGTGGGTGGTGGCGGCCAACATCCTGCTGGGCATCCACCAGGGCTTCGCGTGGAGCAGCACGGTGGTGATGAAGATGGACCTCGTGGGCGAGAAGGACCGCGGCCTGGCCATGGGCCTCAACGAGTTCGCCGGTTACCTCGCCGTGGGCGGCATGGCCTTTCTCACCGGCTACCTGGCCGCACATCACGGTCCACGGCCGGTGCCCTTCCAAGTGGGCATCGGCATCGCGGTCATCGGTCTGTTGCTCACGCTGCTCTGGGTGAAGGACACCGTGCACCACGTGGCCGCTGAGGGCGCCACCAGCGTCCTCCCCAAGCTGAAGCGCGTGTTCGTGGAGACCAGCCTTACGCACCGCACGCTGGGCCCTGTCACCCAGGCCGGACTGGTGAACAACCTGAACGACGGCATGCTGTGGGGCCTGCTGCCCGTGCTGCTGCTGCACGAGGGCCTCGGCCCCGAGCGCATCGGCCTCATCGCCGCCGTGTACCCCGCCGTGTGGGGCCTCGGCCAGCTCTTCACCGGCAAGCTGGCGGACCATGTGAACCGCCGCTCCTTGCTCATCATCGGCATGGTGCTGCAAGGCATCGCCATCCTCGGCCTGCCGGTCGTGCACGCACAAGGCGCCTTCATCGCGCTCAGTGCCGCGCTGGGCCTGGGCACGGCGCTCGTGTACCCGACTTTCCTCGCGGTGATCGCCGCGCACACGCATCCGCAACAGCGCAGCGAGGCCGTGGGCGTGTTCCGCCTGTGGCGCGACCTGGGCTACGCGATCGGCGCACTGCTCACCGGCCTCATCGCGGATCGCTTCGGCATCACGGCCTCCATCCTCGCCATCGGCGTGGTCACGGTGCTCAGCGGTCTGCTCGTGTGGCTGCGCATGCCCAGCGAACGCGAATGCCTGGAACCAGAGGACCTGAAGCCGCTGCTGAACAGCCCCGGTGTGCGCGTGGTGGATGTGCGCAGTCCAGAAGAGTATGCCAGCGGACATCTTCCGCACGCGATCAACATCCCGCTGACCGAGCTGCTGGAGCGGGCGCGCAGCTGGTCGCCCCGTGAACGCATCATCACCGTGTGCGCCACGGGCGGCGGAAGAAGTGCTCAGGCCGCACAGGTGCTGCGGGACATGGGTTTTGGAAGGACGTGGTGGTTGTGCGGGGGGATGGTGGGGTGGCGGTGA